TTTGCAAGTGCTTTTCCTACAAGAACAAGTTTTCACAGATGAAGAATGTCCCTTTCATGTATTCTGAAGAAACGGCATCAGtctaaactgaaaattaaatacttcattAAAGATGCAAACATTTCATATTTACTCCAAAACAGTCTTTTCATTTAGAATTAAATCTTTTAGAAGTCTCGTAAACCTAAAATTTTGCAAGAGaggtaagaaaagaaagaataccAATATTCCGTTATCCAAGGCAAACAGTGCAACAATTAAGTGATATaaggtgattttaaaaaaccaagTTGTCAGTAAGAAATCAGTTGGCagccaatttctttttcttgaaaaagaaatcctccAGACTGGCATAGTCCCATCAGAGCTGAGGTCTCCATTTTACAGACTTCACATATTTGTTACTtttgcaaaaccaaatacaTACATGATTTTACATAAGATTATCATAACAATTCTGGATTTCTGCCCAGTTCTTCTGCCAGACTGAACTTCATTTGATCATGAGCACCTTGTGCTACAGACACCATTGCTTACAAAACCAAGCAATTGCATACACTGGATTTAACACAAGGAGCTTCTAACAACAAGCTGAAAGGCACGTGTTTAAGACAGAAGTAGGAAAATACATACATAGTGATCTTTACATAGTTCTACTATACTTCCTAGAACTTTGTGAAGCATCCAGTATTCCTGTTAGGACAGACAGACCGAAACACATTTCTTCACAGCATCCCTACAggcaagggaaataaaaaaaaaaacaacagagtCACCTCAGTTATGCTGTTTGATGAGACTCATTTCATGCTGCTACCACACTGACATCGAGGACTTTAAAGATCAGCTGATCATGTATTAATTGTGCTTACACAATCTGCATGACTACGTGAATGCAGAAGAGACAAGCAGGTCTGCTCACCCTCCACCTGCAGTGGAAATGAGACCTGTACGCCTGTACTGAGGTGGTGCATTGAGGAAGAGTGAGGCTGATGGAGCAGGATAGAGAACTGTGTGCTCAAAGACAGAACAGTGCTCATGggggagaacaggaaaaaaggtaCACTGAAGAATACACTCTTCTAGTAGCATTTTGGACCAGTATTTAGGCATTCCAAAGGCAAGCCTTGGGTTTAGCACGTGGTCAGTAcacttacatatttttatagGAAGTCCTCTCATTTTGTTACATTTGTGTTTTCCCACTAGAGAAGATGCTtagtttcattttcagatttaacTACGTGTATTTCCTCCCCCTAAACCACCACCACAGAAAATCTTCTAAAGCCATAAATTACAATGCTTCTATAAACTTATCTTCTGTATCATTAAGCCTCAAGATGACAAAAAGTAAGGGAACGGGGAAGCTTACCTTGCAAATGGTATGAAGGAAATGCTGTACctaagaagaaagatttttttaaagttactctTCATGTCAGATTTTATTAGAGTCACAAACAAGAACAACCTCTCTGATGCTCTAAACAGATAACTGCAAGATACAAACTCAGAGCTTCATTTTAGTTGCATAAGCAACAGGAATGAGTATCCTTGCAAGTCATCTTAGCCCAGCCAGGTTGTGAAACACTACGGCAAAAACAGGGGGCATATTGTagaagcattttaaacaaagttcTCCTGCACCCAACATTCTTCATGCTCCAATGCCTACAGGCAGTCTTGAGGGCTGGCTAGATGTTCACATCTGGGACATTACACAGAGCATACATCAAAGAACACTGACATTTAATTTGAGTGGCCCATCTGGGTcttttaacaagaaattcaGAAGAGTGTAAAAGAGGAATACCAAAGAGTAAGCAATAAATTGacttaaaagggaaagaaaaaaagcagttttacttCAAGCTCacagaaattaaacacattCAAAGGAATGTCCCCCAGGAATGGAGCCCTGAGCTTCATCTCCAAAGCCTCTGAAGTGGTGTGAGAGACCAAAAAGCAGGAATAAGTCAGCTCATTTATGCATTGTCTTGCATCTAGGGGAATGGTGAGGTAAAAACTCTCCTCCCCTCTAACTCACACAAGGTCAAAATTCACTCACAATTCAGCTACTGATGTTAGGTGTAATAGAAAATGGAGGATGTGGGGAAGAAATCACTTACCATGCCAAGGCAAAAAACTGTAAGATGCAGAATAGGAGCACTAGTCCTCTTTTATGCcactggaggaagagagaaggggcCGAGGGAACATAGTACACAATGAGAGAACAATGTAAGCATCTTATTTTTACAATATACTCCAGTTATACATACATACAGGACTCAAGTACTCACCCAGAAAGCAGAACACAGTGTTAGTATGAGACACaactagaagaaaacaaacaatttctATTAAACATAGAAACAATGCCAGTTTTTATAGATGTTGTAACACCATAATAGGTTCCTTCACAGAGACAGAAACACATTACATAATTTCATGGTTTTATCTAATCCTGCATAAGGGTTCCTCTGATTTAAAATGCTCTCACTAttacatttctgaagtgaatTAAAGCAATCAAGAAACATCAGCCCAATAtctccagaaaataattttatggttgcaaaggagaaaagaaaaagaaaagaaagacgaggagcttctgcagctcttttGCAACATCAGCAGGTTCCTACTTCATCCCACACACTTCTTGGTGTCACAGGTATAACCACACTTCATCGTTTTGGATAAGAGTTTTCAGTTACAACTCtactttttctgcttctgtacaCACGACATTTCCTGTTGATTCTCAAGGTTACCATGGGGTTGAAGTTGTGCTATTACTGAATTCCTACCAATTAAAGCCACAATATACTTTCAAGAACTTTCAGCTATTGCTTAGTAGCTCTCCTGTTTAATATTAAGTCCAGCACAGCCATTCAAAttggcacatttttttttccccccagagtTGCACGGTGCCTTTACTACAGTTGAAATCTTGGGGGTAGTATGTCATTTTGGATTATGCTCTGTTTTAACACAAGCCTCCTTTTAGttcaagttttcatttttgatttAAGACACGACAGTTCATTTAGCTGTAACAGATGCGGATACTTGATCTTCCTTCATCAACATCTAACTCAGCCTTTTGATACACATGTACCATTGTGCTACCAGAGATAGtgtgcatttttctgctttagtgaaaaaaaaaaaagttagtacTACATATTTGAGACAATAGCAAAGAAATCTTACACTTTACCTCAATCATGACTACTGACATCATATGTAGTTTTTCCATTAGTCTTAAGGTGGTGATTTGTATATTGGTCTAAATACTACATCATACATCTAACAACTGGCTTTATTCCAGTGAACAACATTCCAGGCATTCTCTTGACTCCTGGCATCCTAAATGCATACAAAACAGGCTTCTTGACTGTGTATGCTCGTAGATTAGCAGCAGGCAATTTCTCAAGCTCTACCAGTTGCCTGCAGCCGCTGTggatgtttaaaaagaaaataggaagggCTGATGCCAAGCAAACGATCCAAAGATGTTCACACTGAAAATGGGAGGACAGTTTCATGCAAGTTAAACCACCTTCCAGATTTTAGAATCCCCAAGAGAAAATGAGGGACAGAAAAAGCACATGTACTTTAAACAAGAGTCTGAAACTTAGCAGCAATTTGCAGACACACTCTGCAATAGAAGGTTGGCCACAATTCCAATCTTCTTAAGGGTAAAATAATTCCAAGGGCTGAGTTCAGTTGAATTTGCATTCAACAAAATTTCATTGTGTCATACAAGCTTCAAAACCTGAAGCTATCAGCCAAATGGGACGATTTCcgtatttttaatgcaagatCACCAAGGCATAGAGATTCCCCAGTTGCTTTGTCAGGAAACGATGATTTTATCAAGGTGGAAATACCTATGCAGCTCTTTAAAGCAAAttagataaaatataaaaagacaaaattatgcAAAATGGAATGTCTAACAAATTCCATAgtacaactttttaaaaactagtttcccatcttttgtcttttaagCAACATGAAAACATGATGTTGTGTTCTCAAGCACCCTAAAAAAAGTACGTGCATGGTTCACACACACCAGCCACAGACCCTTAATACTCATTTAGCAAAACAACCTGGCTTCAACTCAGTCTTTCATAACAGGGAGGTGGTTTTATGGTGCTACACATACCTTTCCAGATGCGCAGGATGTTGGTGTTCAGagaaaaacacccaaacaaacaagcaacaaaaaaacccccacaaaacccacgCACAACCACATCTTGAGATATAGTTAGATCAATGTATATGAAAAGACTTTGCAATGGAAATTGTTTACAGGTTAGCATGAGTTAAAACTGATTCCTTTGATACTTACTAGCATAACAGTAGTAGCAATCAAACGTGTAGGCTCAAACATCCTTTTCAATTGTTTCATTGGTCCCATAAGAAAGAGAGtgctgtgaaaaacaaaacatgatgAACACAGAAAGTAGAAAGGCAAAAGTGAAACTAGGTAAGATTCCGGATTAAGCAGGGAGTTTTGTTGTTAAATTGTCTGCTGTCACATGGGGCATCAGTAGACTATGTTACCCTGATCAGTGCTGCCtaacaaaagaaacaggacaTGCAACGAGACAAAATCCATTCCCGCTTTTCTTTGCGCAAAGTATTTATTCTATAATTTTGTTCACACTTCTTCAGTTACAATTAACATAAGCAGAGCAGATCAAGCTAGAAGTATAGGTCAAGGTCAGCTTCAATTAGATCATTCTTGACAGATGCTTTTTTAacctgcttttcaaaaacactAGTCACAGAGGCTCTGCAAGGATTGCCAGGTAATCCAGCTCAATTCCTCTACATAAAGGGCTGTTTTCAGGCCTGGATCCATTCTCTGATCCCTTACCAGATCTGCAGCCCTCATTTAGAGCCCTGGTGATTGATGCTATGTGAATGATACAAGGTGAAAGTTTTACGTAAGGTGATATTTCTGCCTTGTATACTATATTATTCTGCCTCATTACTGTATTAGTTCCAATTCCACTCCTTGTGCTTTCGAACACCTTGTTAAGTTTCCTCAGTGACAGAGGGTTATGTCTGTCACAGTCAGCGGGGTTATGCCTCAGCAACCTCAATGGCCATGAACGCTTATCATGAACGCTACCCTGACAGACAGACTGCTCCACATATATCCACCAAAACACACAGAACATTAccaaatgaaaaatggcaaagaattatttttatattgagggggaaaaaaacaagcaaatcaAAAAACCGCAATGCTCAAAGcatgaatttgatttttttctttactgatgAGTAACTTTTACCTTGAATGTATTGCTAAtaacaataaacaaaataaaagttttctttactATTTCAGAGCACTACTGgggaaatgctttctttaaaattcagcaaCAAGAGAATGATCGACATAAGCAAACAATCTCACACAAATGCAACAGTTTCTATCACTTATGCACCTTCACCCATCATTCCGCTTTAGTTTCTCAGCTTTATTAGGAAACTAATATAAAAAGATTGTTACCTCCCAATAGATGCAATATTCCCCAGTGTATAAAACACTGCAAAGAGCATCAGTCCTTTCTTTGGTAGCCATAGCAGACAACTACCctaaaaaaggaacatttagggagagagagggaaaaaaattagtactGTTTTTATATCGCAAAAGAAATATATCCAAGAAGTGTCACAAAAGAAGCCATTGGAAACCTTAAACCCAAACTGCagaatcacacacacacacagagtaaatTGCATTTATTGGCATTCTTGTTAAAAATTAGGGCATTACATCTAACTGGAACTGAGCCCAATGTCTTCCCAGAGACTCAAAaagcaacaataataaaaaaataatcaagcaaCAACAAGGCTGTAATTATTGGGGCTTCTGAAACTCAAATATCAGAGGGATCTGGCAAAAAGTCCTTACCAAGAGCGAGCACAGGCATCCTATCACAAAACAAGCAATGAAGCCTTTCACTCTGGTGCCCCAGCCTAACGAAGTTGCATCAATAACctagaaacaagaagaaaaaagcaagagtgCAAGTTATTATTTACTACCAGATCTTGCCACTTATCAAGCACGTAAGTTTCCTCCGAGATGCTAAACTGTGCCCAAGCTCAACGGGAGCCTCGGTTTTCAAGCACCCTCCTCAAGGGCCCGTAGGAAGCGCGGGTGCTGCCGAGGGACAGCTCCGGGAGGGAGCAGGAGTCCCTGCGGGACGGAGCGCTGCCCGAGTGAACCCACGCGGGACTGCCCACCCACGCCACACTCGCCGGCACCGGGAACTTTCGCTATTTCACCAACTCTCCAAACAAACAGGCGGGGGGGTTGTTCGTTTGGctgttggggtttggggttttttttccgcTGCCCACACCAAGCAAGCGCACGGGCACAGTCCCCGTCCCCCGATCTATCTCCCTGCCCCGGCCGGTCCACGTTCACTCAGGAGACCGCGTCGCCCTCTCACAAAAGCCAGAAGCCAGGGCCCCTTTGCCAGGCAACGGCACCCCCGACAGCAGCTGTTCGCGGAGTAAAGCacaaggaatttaaaaatgtaagttaaaGGTTCAGAGAGCGGCTCCGGACGAAGCACCGTCCCCAGCGGGCTCCGCCCTGGGGAGCCGGAGGCCTAACGACGGGCTGAGGCGGCGCAGGCTAGTCCCGCCGACGGCCCACCCGCGCCGAGGGGCCACGGCGGCGCTGAGGGGCTGTGCGACgtctcccctttccccccctaTCGCTACGCTTTCGCCTACCGCCGCCGAGGCCCCGGCACGcagcacccccctgccccggaAGGGAGGCAGGTGCAGGGGGAGCGGAGCCTTACCTCAGTCAGGCCGCTTGGCTCCTCCGTGTCCCGGCCGCTCAGCACCCGCTTGAGCTTGTCCATACCGCCCGCCTCGGCCCGCACCCGAGCGGCTCTACCCCACGCACGGCCGGACTACCCTTCCTCTCCTCAAGGACTACCAGCTCCGGCATGCACCGCGCCGCCGCGAGCTACCTGCTCTCGGCAGGTAGCTGAAGAACAGGCGGCAACGGCGCGGAGGCTGCCGGGAGATGTAGTCCGCCGGGCGGGGGAGGCGGGACCGCATCCGGCGATGAAGGGGAGAAACCAGCCGCCTTACGAGCGGAGCCACAGCCCGCCGGTGCCCCGCCGTCACGGGGGGTCGGGTGGGAGACGCTGAGGGGAAAAGGGTCCTGGAAATGGTGTCGCTGGTCCTGTGCTTCTCCCCCGGACACTCCAGCCGTCCTGTGACAGCGCTCCTGGAGCAGGTGCACGAACTTCAGTACTGAAAATCTTCCACATCAGTGAGGTTGAGACAGACCAGCCTAGCGCCCATGCCCAGGCTCATGGGGCAGAGAGATGATCTCTGTAATTTCtaggtttgggttgggttttttaaagagacaACAATCACTCTCTAAACTTTCCCTAAGCATCAGGCACTTCTGACTCTTCCAAGCATACAATAGCTGACGTCTAAATTATCCAGAGTTCAGAAAAGAGAGCCCACACCCTCTGCCAGCTTTACTTCTCTAGTTGTACCCTGTCTCCTCCCACCGCTTTTGAATCCATGACTTGGCAACAGTGAAGCTTATAGAAATAGTAATACAGATTTCATTGTCCTCCCACTACTGTGGCTCTTCCCCTGTTCTGAAAAATGTCTCACCTTATTTTCATAACTAGCCAGAATGGTCTGTTGACAAACAAAGGCACATGGATGCAACATCTTACTAGCACACAAAATTCAGCATCACGAGtagttatttcagtttattttactCAGATAAAAACAGAACTATAAAATGTTTGGTACATTTTATTTAGCGACATACAAGAAAGAATATAAACTGCCACATATTAAACTTGCCACAAAACAGCTGGAGAATCACCCCACTCCCCCTAAAATTATGTATCCAAAGCGGTActtttttgtggaaaatttGTACCAGAGAGCTTGCGGTACACCAGTTTATACTGCTGCTTCTGATAATCTGTGTGGTGTAACAGAGTCACAAAGTGCTCCAAGTATTACTTTGTAGTAACTGTAACTTCCTAAACATGTTTTTGTGATTTCCCCAACATGTGTGTTCCACTTAAATGCACAGCACCCAAAATAGATAGGTATCACATATCTACATAGTCAGGATTCAAGTCCATTCAAGACAACTGTATCAACAGCTCACAAATTAGTATGTATGATGGAGAAGGTAAAATACACAGTATAAGCTAAACATGCAGAGCACCTTTTCAACGCTAGGTGTCAATTCTGTGggtcccctcccccccccataCTTTAGCCCAATGGAGCTTAATATTAGCATCACTGACCAAACCCAAATCACAATTTTAATTAGCGAATGCAGATATAGTTTCCTTCATGCTAGCACTACATCAGCTCTCCTCTCAGTCACTACCAGCTTTAAAGTGTGGTTTTTTAAGCCTTTAAGGCATGTAAAATACTATTTGCTTAAGAGGAAAAAGTGCCATGATTTACTTCCACCAGCAAAAGATCTCTTCACCCCCACTTGTTGTTCCCTTCCTTTTCACTCTCTCCCATATCCCTCTATCACTGGAGTGGACCTAAATAATCTTCTATTACCAAATGAATTTTCATGCATTCATTTGCAGCCCCTTCTTCATCCTGACACTAAAATCTTTAGGAAACAAGtgcaggaaaaatgaaaaaaagccaacagacTTTAGGACTCTAATGGGGAATATAGAGGACTTCACCCCTATTTCAAAGTGGTCATAAATGCACTCACCCAGATCATGTCTGGGTGATAATAATTTGTCAGAGACTGTTTAATTTCAGTACTCTTCACTCATTTTATCCTATGGATCATAATATTTTTTGCAGTAATCCTTTCCAGAGGATTCCAAAGATAAGGCTGAAGGTgtagtcaggaaaaaaaaaataattctaatcaATaactttttacaaaataatccTCATAAACCCTCAGTGAGGTAGGCATGTATTAACTCTCATTCTTACATGCAGAGAACTGAGACAGAGGGAAGTCACTTCCCCGTGGCCAGAGTAAATCAGTGTCAGGAGAAACTGCAGTTAGTTCCTGCCTTTTGACCTTATGATCAATTCATTAGACTAGGCTGCCTcaaataaaagtgaaagaaaatgtgttgtttTTATTAAGGAAACAGTCATTTAGATGGCAGTAGACTTTGTTTCCTAAAAACCTCAGGGTCTTCTCTAGGTGAAAACTGTTTCTCAAAAAACCTGGTTAAATACCAGGGTTTGGGGTGGATTGTTTCTATTAAGCCATGCAGTATAGaatatgaagatttttaaacaaaaatctccaAGACATCAGAATGTGTACACATTCTTACCTGCCACCACCTAAAACCACAAGGCCTGCTTTTCACTAGTCATTTGCTTTTTGCACTTCATTGAGTGTAAGCAGTAAATCTAGACAAGTCTGTTTAGCTCCCCCATTCTTAAGCCCAACCATTAACATAATTTAGGATTTCCAAAAgcaatacaaatatttgaagtttaATCCATGAAATGTTCGAGTTAAAACCATGACTATACATGTGATCACACTTCTATTAATATCAGAacttaaagaattttaaaaataaaccaaaatgatGTATCTGGAATACATGTTCGCGTCCTTTTAAGGCTATATAGGATCTTGTTTCTCAAAATGCATCCAAATACCAGCATCCTTTACAGATCAGAGACTAAacacccctctcctccccagccataAACCACTCTGGAATTTAGCAATTTGACTGCCAGGGCAGTATAACCATCATATATGGGCACCATCTGATATGTCCAACAGAAGGTCAATACAGCACAATGTGTTTCAAATATAGTACATGACTGCAGCAGCATACAGACCCCAAGTAATAGTCTTCAGAACTGCCTAGAGGAATCTGGTTGACATCAGATTAAACTAGTATTTGTGAAGAGACCTACCagtcagtgtgtgtgtgtgtgtgtctaaaCCTCcagcttttctcctgctctggagTTAATGCCTCACAA
This sequence is a window from Balearica regulorum gibbericeps isolate bBalReg1 chromosome 1, bBalReg1.pri, whole genome shotgun sequence. Protein-coding genes within it:
- the SFT2D2 gene encoding vesicle transport protein SFT2B; this encodes MDKLKRVLSGRDTEEPSGLTEVIDATSLGWGTRVKGFIACFVIGCLCSLLGSCLLWLPKKGLMLFAVFYTLGNIASIGSTLFLMGPMKQLKRMFEPTRLIATTVMLLCLILTLCSAFWWHKRGLVLLFCILQFFALAWYSISFIPFARDAVKKCVSVCLS